A region of Leifsonia xyli DNA encodes the following proteins:
- a CDS encoding peptide ABC transporter ATP-binding protein yields the protein MELTLTETVARVEAATKTYGTGAGRVNALDGVTVGIPAGRFTAIMGPSGSGKSTLMHVMAGLDSVTSGRVFLGDTEITRLGDAELTLLRRRRVGFVFQSFNLVPTLDVRGNILLPFELDGRRPTRVQNEWIDHLVDTLGLRDRLTHRPHELSGGQQQRAAIVRALATRPDLVFADEPTGNLDSRTGREVLGVLQDAARTFGQSIAMVTHDPIAASYADHIVFLADGRVVAERPQSTPEEISSFMLGMEARA from the coding sequence ATGGAGCTGACTCTCACCGAAACGGTGGCGCGCGTCGAAGCGGCCACGAAGACCTACGGCACGGGCGCGGGACGCGTCAACGCCCTCGACGGCGTCACTGTCGGCATCCCTGCCGGCCGGTTCACCGCGATCATGGGGCCGAGCGGCTCCGGCAAGTCGACGCTGATGCACGTCATGGCGGGGCTCGATTCCGTCACCAGCGGGCGCGTCTTCCTGGGCGACACCGAGATCACGCGCCTCGGGGACGCGGAGCTCACACTGCTGCGCCGCCGCCGGGTCGGCTTCGTCTTCCAATCGTTCAACCTCGTCCCGACCCTCGACGTGCGGGGCAACATCCTGCTCCCGTTCGAGCTCGACGGGCGTCGCCCGACCCGCGTCCAGAACGAGTGGATCGACCACCTGGTCGACACGCTCGGCCTGCGCGACCGGCTCACCCACCGTCCGCACGAACTGTCCGGAGGCCAGCAGCAGCGTGCGGCCATCGTCCGCGCGCTCGCCACCAGGCCCGACCTGGTGTTCGCCGACGAGCCGACCGGCAACCTCGACTCGCGAACCGGGCGCGAGGTCCTGGGCGTGCTCCAGGATGCGGCACGCACCTTCGGCCAGAGCATCGCCATGGTCACCCACGACCCGATCGCCGCGAGCTACGCGGACCACATCGTCTTCCTGGCGGACGGCCGGGTGGTCGCCGAGCGTCCGCAGTCGACGCCCGAGGAGATCTCGTCCTTCATGCTCGGGATGGAGGCGCGCGCGTGA
- a CDS encoding two-component sensor histidine kinase, producing MSSRRRLLSALAPHRWVLEPALAVVLFGAWFVTGLPFDMAAALALVFYCAAVALSRTLPGVSLGLVWVAVLLELTEQSSLPGAFRVIAAIAVVVALVGVASHGGRVLRWLDFASAILLAPATAYLFTVRGDLKFPQFGPVIGGYYTSQGVGFLLMSLLLAVIFVAAWLLGFLVARQRAAQGGSGGGVIGGQGPSVLVWLASSGGAEAAEDDADRAQLVRRLTRTQLTVDIVGAVLFEVFCLVVGEQDRAAFVVITVFAVAVALRRMSPAVALSLAWLAAVLQMTTGHSILVSDLGVLIVLYATAAYGDRVVRAAGLISAGIGAFVAALYLTVTAAVAQGYYDLLSSQIASVALQFAFLFVVSVTVLGLSWVLGLLVRTWRNARAARRARDEAELVRDRAVEDVVVEQERTRIARDMHDVVAHSLAVVIAQADGARYARQSDPDAVDEALATIASTARSALGDVRVLLAELRASGPTGAGLPDGPAHVAHDGPQPSLADLDQTVEHIRSAGLDVRLERTGAVDRLGSAQQLAAYRIVQEALTNALRHGDTSRPASVVLVEEPATGGPGPGGRPPGLVITVRNTMRSPIESTSTGPVGTGAVPRIGHGMPGMRERASLAGGSLSAGPVDGEFVVSAFLPGAPVGAAA from the coding sequence ATGTCCTCCCGCCGCCGGCTCCTGAGCGCGCTCGCGCCGCACCGCTGGGTGCTCGAGCCCGCGCTGGCCGTCGTGCTGTTCGGGGCGTGGTTCGTCACGGGGCTGCCGTTCGACATGGCGGCCGCGCTGGCGCTGGTGTTCTACTGCGCTGCGGTGGCGCTGTCCCGGACGCTGCCCGGTGTCTCCCTCGGGCTGGTCTGGGTGGCGGTGCTGCTGGAGCTGACCGAGCAGTCCTCGCTCCCTGGCGCCTTCCGGGTCATCGCCGCCATCGCGGTGGTCGTCGCGCTCGTCGGGGTCGCGTCGCACGGCGGGAGGGTGCTGCGCTGGCTCGACTTCGCCTCGGCGATCCTGCTCGCGCCGGCGACGGCGTACCTGTTCACGGTGCGCGGCGACCTCAAGTTCCCGCAGTTCGGGCCGGTGATCGGCGGCTACTACACCAGCCAGGGCGTCGGGTTCCTGCTGATGAGCCTGCTGCTCGCGGTCATCTTCGTCGCGGCGTGGCTGCTCGGCTTCCTCGTGGCGCGTCAGCGAGCGGCGCAGGGCGGCTCGGGCGGCGGGGTCATCGGGGGGCAGGGGCCGTCGGTGCTCGTCTGGCTGGCGTCCAGCGGGGGAGCGGAGGCCGCGGAGGATGACGCCGACCGGGCCCAGCTGGTGCGGCGGCTGACGCGCACCCAGCTCACGGTCGACATCGTGGGGGCCGTCCTTTTCGAGGTGTTCTGCCTGGTCGTGGGGGAGCAGGACCGCGCCGCGTTCGTCGTGATCACGGTGTTCGCCGTGGCCGTCGCGCTGCGGCGGATGTCCCCGGCGGTCGCGCTCTCCCTGGCGTGGCTCGCCGCGGTCCTGCAGATGACGACGGGGCACAGCATCCTGGTCAGCGACCTGGGCGTCCTCATCGTGCTCTACGCGACCGCTGCCTACGGCGACCGCGTGGTGCGAGCCGCCGGACTCATCTCGGCCGGCATCGGCGCGTTCGTGGCGGCGCTGTACCTGACGGTCACGGCCGCGGTGGCGCAGGGGTACTACGACCTGCTCTCCAGCCAGATCGCCAGCGTCGCGCTGCAGTTCGCGTTCCTCTTCGTGGTGAGTGTCACCGTTTTGGGGCTGTCCTGGGTGCTCGGCCTGCTGGTGCGCACCTGGCGCAACGCACGCGCCGCACGCCGCGCCCGCGACGAGGCGGAGCTCGTGCGCGACCGGGCGGTCGAGGACGTCGTCGTCGAGCAGGAGCGCACGCGGATCGCCCGCGACATGCACGACGTCGTCGCGCACTCGCTGGCTGTCGTCATCGCGCAGGCGGACGGCGCACGGTACGCGCGGCAGTCCGATCCCGATGCGGTGGACGAGGCCCTGGCGACCATCGCCTCCACCGCCCGCTCGGCGCTCGGGGATGTGCGCGTGCTGCTCGCCGAGCTGCGCGCCTCCGGCCCCACCGGCGCCGGTCTGCCCGACGGTCCGGCGCACGTCGCCCACGACGGCCCGCAGCCGTCCCTGGCCGACCTCGATCAGACCGTCGAGCACATCCGCTCGGCCGGGCTCGACGTCCGGCTCGAACGCACCGGCGCCGTCGATCGACTCGGCTCCGCCCAGCAGCTCGCCGCCTACCGCATCGTCCAGGAGGCGCTGACCAACGCCCTCCGGCACGGCGACACCAGCCGTCCGGCGAGCGTCGTTCTCGTCGAGGAGCCCGCCACCGGCGGCCCCGGACCGGGCGGCCGTCCGCCCGGCCTCGTCATCACCGTGAGGAACACCATGAGAAGTCCCATCGAGTCCACGTCCACCGGGCCCGTCGGCACCGGTGCGGTGCCGCGCATCGGCCACGGCATGCCCGGAATGCGCGAGCGCGCGTCCCTCGCGGGCGGCTCGTTGAGCGCGGGCCCGGTCGATGGGGAGTTCGTCGTCTCCGCGTTCCTGCCGGGCGCTCCTGTGGGAGCGGCGGCGTGA
- a CDS encoding phosphate starvation-inducible protein PhoH — MPSSESTQPTPAESGAEARLSVDGVQMVRLLGPQDRLLTTLERQYPLVNVHVRGNEITLTGDAPQVAAAQRLVEELLQMVRNGQDLSPAEVTSSAKMLGTDLNLSPSDVLGQAILTARGKSIRPKTLGQSQYVDAIDHNTIVFGIGPAGTGKTYLAMAKAVQALQRKEVNRIILTRPAVEAGERLGYLPGTLTDKIDPYLRPLYDALNEMLDPDLVPKLLAAGTIEVAPLAYMRGRTLNDSFIILDEAQNTTPEQMKMFLTRLGFNSKMVVTGDITQIDLPNAASGLRLVTRVLNDIDDIHFARLTSEDVVRHSLVGRIVDAYTEYDARQQARHFEREQAAEFANRAERRSGSPRDHLPKRR, encoded by the coding sequence TTGCCCAGCTCTGAATCCACCCAGCCGACCCCGGCCGAGTCCGGCGCCGAGGCGCGTCTCAGCGTCGACGGCGTTCAGATGGTCCGTCTCCTCGGCCCGCAGGACCGCCTCCTCACGACGCTGGAGCGCCAGTACCCCCTGGTGAACGTGCACGTGCGCGGCAACGAGATCACCCTCACAGGCGACGCGCCGCAGGTCGCCGCGGCGCAGCGGCTCGTGGAGGAGCTGCTGCAGATGGTCCGCAACGGCCAGGACCTCTCTCCCGCCGAGGTCACCAGCTCGGCCAAGATGCTCGGCACCGACCTCAACCTGAGCCCGTCCGACGTGCTCGGACAGGCCATCCTGACCGCTCGCGGTAAGAGCATCCGTCCGAAGACGCTCGGGCAGAGCCAGTACGTCGACGCCATCGACCACAACACGATCGTGTTCGGGATCGGCCCCGCCGGTACCGGCAAGACCTACCTCGCGATGGCGAAGGCCGTGCAGGCGCTGCAGCGCAAAGAGGTCAACCGCATCATCCTGACGCGGCCCGCGGTCGAGGCCGGCGAGCGGCTGGGCTACCTGCCGGGCACGCTGACCGACAAGATCGACCCGTACCTCCGCCCGCTGTACGACGCGCTCAACGAGATGCTCGACCCGGACCTCGTGCCCAAGCTGCTCGCGGCCGGCACCATCGAGGTCGCCCCGCTCGCGTACATGCGCGGGCGCACGTTGAACGACTCGTTCATCATCCTCGACGAGGCGCAGAACACGACGCCGGAGCAGATGAAGATGTTCCTGACGCGTCTCGGCTTCAACTCGAAGATGGTCGTCACCGGCGACATCACGCAGATCGACCTGCCCAACGCGGCGAGCGGCCTGCGTCTGGTGACTCGCGTCCTGAACGACATCGACGACATCCACTTCGCCCGCCTCACCAGCGAAGACGTCGTGCGTCACAGCCTCGTCGGCCGCATCGTCGACGCCTACACCGAATACGACGCGCGTCAGCAGGCTCGCCACTTCGAGCGCGAGCAGGCGGCCGAGTTCGCCAACCGTGCCGAGCGGCGCTCCGGCTCGCCGCGAGACCACCTGCCGAAGCGACGATAA
- a CDS encoding histidine triad nucleotide-binding protein encodes MADEERSIFSRIIAGEIPADVVYDSERVIAFRDIAPKAPVHLLVVPKTEQYRDVTELAAGDPALLAEVVATAQKLADEHSDGDFRLIFNTGAGAGQTVFHVHAHVLSGDLQEGSLAQL; translated from the coding sequence ATGGCAGACGAAGAGCGCTCGATCTTCTCGCGCATCATCGCGGGCGAGATCCCGGCCGACGTGGTGTACGACTCGGAGCGTGTGATCGCGTTCCGCGACATCGCACCGAAGGCTCCGGTGCACCTCCTCGTCGTGCCCAAGACCGAGCAGTACCGCGATGTCACGGAGCTCGCCGCCGGCGACCCGGCCCTGCTGGCCGAGGTCGTCGCCACCGCGCAGAAGCTGGCCGACGAGCACTCGGACGGCGACTTCCGCCTCATCTTCAACACCGGCGCGGGCGCGGGACAGACCGTGTTCCACGTCCACGCGCACGTCCTCAGCGGCGACCTCCAGGAAGGATCACTTGCCCAGCTCTGA
- a CDS encoding GTPase Era: MTEYHAGFVSFVGRPNVGKSTLTNALVGEKVAITSSKPQTTRRAIRGIMHRPDGQLILVDTPGIHRPRTLLGERLNTLVQSTLGDVDVIGFCVPADEKIGPGDRFINEQLDDYPRAKKIAIVTKVDAAGKAQVAEQLLAVSALREWEAIVPVSAASAIQLDTLTTELMKLLPESPAPLYPEEATTDEGLEDRIAELIREAVLEGVEDELPHSLAVTIDDMVERDDKDLVDIYANLFVERDSQKAIVIGKGGSRIRDVGAAARKPIEELLGRHVFLSIRVKVAKDWQRDPKQLGRLGF; encoded by the coding sequence GTGACCGAGTACCACGCCGGATTCGTCTCTTTCGTCGGCCGCCCCAACGTGGGCAAGTCGACGCTGACCAACGCCCTCGTCGGCGAGAAGGTCGCCATCACGAGCTCGAAGCCGCAGACGACGCGCCGCGCGATCCGCGGCATCATGCACCGCCCGGACGGCCAGCTCATCCTGGTCGACACCCCGGGCATCCACCGTCCGCGCACCTTGCTCGGGGAGCGGCTCAACACCCTCGTGCAGTCGACCCTCGGCGACGTGGATGTGATCGGCTTCTGCGTGCCCGCAGACGAGAAGATCGGCCCCGGCGACCGCTTCATCAACGAGCAGCTCGACGACTACCCGCGCGCCAAGAAGATCGCGATCGTCACCAAGGTGGATGCGGCGGGCAAGGCGCAGGTCGCCGAGCAGCTGCTCGCCGTGTCGGCCCTGCGGGAGTGGGAGGCCATCGTCCCGGTGTCGGCGGCGAGCGCCATCCAGCTCGACACGCTGACGACCGAGTTGATGAAGCTGCTGCCGGAGTCGCCCGCTCCGCTGTATCCGGAGGAGGCGACCACCGACGAGGGCCTCGAGGACCGGATCGCGGAGCTCATCCGCGAGGCGGTGCTGGAGGGCGTCGAGGACGAGTTGCCGCACTCGCTCGCGGTCACCATCGACGACATGGTGGAGCGCGACGACAAGGACCTCGTCGACATCTACGCGAACCTCTTCGTCGAGCGCGACAGCCAGAAGGCGATCGTGATCGGCAAGGGCGGCAGCCGCATCCGCGACGTCGGCGCGGCGGCACGGAAGCCGATCGAGGAGCTGCTCGGGCGGCACGTGTTCCTGTCGATCCGCGTGAAGGTCGCGAAGGACTGGCAGCGCGACCCGAAGCAGCTGGGGCGGCTCGGGTTCTAG
- a CDS encoding hemolysin → MLQALFFIAAFLLVAFGGLMAAVDAALAVRSRGDIADLATTSRAKRSLQAISEDPGAYLNAINFTRLLAETTAAVLVTLAFEQIFEQWWISLILAAIIMTAVSFVLVGVSPRSVGRANSTLLLRLAAPLVHFIRIVLGPIPGGLVALGNKVTPSRARSAPVTSEEQLLSIVDEATEFDVLEEDDRELIHSIFEFNETVVREVMIPRTDMITVDSTATLGTAMGLFFSTGVSRMPVIDGGDPDEVVGILYLRDAAKLSFERPLGADELTVRDLARPALFVPESQKADALLAQMQRESNHLAMVVDEYGGIAGLVTLEDLIEELVGDISDEYDHEVALIQPLGEGRYRIATRLPIDDLGELFDLEIEDEDVDSVGGLVTKALGRLPEVGSTVTVHGLRFTVDRIEGRHKHVASVLVERDVALLPEPHGDDVPMPADQDRPDKHRSDRHTTQESRS, encoded by the coding sequence ATGCTGCAGGCGCTTTTCTTCATCGCCGCGTTCCTGCTGGTCGCGTTCGGCGGCCTCATGGCGGCGGTCGACGCCGCGCTGGCCGTCCGATCCCGCGGGGATATCGCCGATCTGGCGACGACTTCCCGAGCGAAGAGGTCCCTTCAGGCGATCTCGGAGGACCCCGGCGCGTACCTCAACGCGATCAACTTCACGCGACTCCTGGCCGAGACGACCGCCGCCGTGCTGGTGACGCTCGCGTTCGAGCAGATCTTCGAGCAGTGGTGGATCTCCCTGATCCTCGCCGCCATCATCATGACCGCGGTGTCGTTCGTGCTGGTGGGGGTCAGCCCGCGCAGCGTCGGCCGTGCCAACTCGACCCTCCTGCTGCGACTGGCCGCGCCGCTCGTGCACTTCATCCGCATCGTCCTCGGACCCATCCCGGGCGGCCTGGTCGCGCTTGGCAACAAGGTCACGCCGTCCCGCGCCCGATCGGCGCCGGTCACGAGCGAGGAGCAGCTGCTCTCGATCGTCGACGAGGCGACCGAGTTCGATGTGCTCGAGGAGGACGACCGCGAGCTCATCCACTCGATCTTCGAGTTCAACGAAACGGTCGTGCGCGAGGTCATGATCCCGCGCACCGACATGATCACGGTCGACTCCACCGCGACGCTCGGCACCGCGATGGGCCTGTTCTTCTCGACCGGCGTCTCGCGCATGCCGGTGATCGACGGCGGCGACCCGGACGAGGTGGTCGGCATCCTGTACCTGAGGGATGCGGCCAAGCTCAGCTTCGAGCGTCCCCTGGGCGCCGACGAGCTGACCGTGCGCGACCTCGCGCGCCCCGCGCTGTTCGTGCCGGAGTCCCAGAAGGCCGACGCCCTCCTCGCCCAGATGCAGCGCGAGTCCAACCACCTCGCGATGGTGGTGGACGAGTACGGCGGCATCGCGGGCCTCGTCACGCTGGAGGACCTCATCGAGGAGCTGGTCGGCGACATCTCGGACGAGTACGACCACGAGGTCGCGCTCATCCAGCCGCTGGGCGAGGGCCGCTACCGCATCGCCACGCGCCTGCCGATCGACGACCTGGGCGAGCTGTTCGACCTCGAGATCGAGGATGAGGACGTCGACAGCGTCGGCGGCCTCGTCACCAAGGCGCTGGGCCGGCTGCCGGAGGTCGGCTCGACCGTCACCGTGCACGGCCTCCGCTTCACGGTCGACCGCATCGAGGGCCGGCACAAGCACGTCGCCTCGGTGCTGGTCGAGCGGGATGTCGCCCTGTTGCCCGAGCCCCACGGCGACGATGTCCCCATGCCCGCGGACCAGGATCGCCCCGACAAGCACCGCTCCGACCGCCACACCACCCAGGAGAGCCGCTCGTGA
- a CDS encoding ABC transporter permease has product MSRPFSAFRANARDHRAGILVAALSSAFGVALVGGVNVLGAYIGASRMGEHGSVQIALAIVAGLFFVVAVYVGAIVTTNTFATVIAGRTRTIALLRLIGSSARTQRRSVASEGLAVGVIGAVIGGAAAAVLSLVAVRALVAVGILPDALYPVLSATMLGPAVVVALTTWLASWIGSRRVLAVTPVQALGAAEERPSRVVRSRGRLVVSLLLVFAGAALLALGLLLGLGVLVRVGGPLADLSSYGVLVALPGGILSFTGIVLAAPFFLPAVLRGVGLLLGRGAAGRLAAANAVRNPERSSRTAIGLVIGVTLITMFVVAASTWLQLIRSAAAKEPGMYEGAESVIGGVLAVFTVLVGFSAVIAACGVVNSLSLSVLQRARELGLLRALGFSAAQVRRMILAESAQLTVASVATGLVLGTVYGWIGAQALLGMIPGGGLLVPVLPWPFLGAIILAAAALAVLAALAPTRRATRVSPVQALVVE; this is encoded by the coding sequence GTGAGCCGCCCGTTCTCCGCGTTCCGCGCGAACGCCCGCGATCACCGGGCGGGCATCCTCGTCGCTGCGCTGAGCTCGGCGTTCGGCGTCGCCCTCGTGGGCGGCGTCAACGTGCTCGGCGCCTACATCGGGGCGTCGAGGATGGGCGAGCACGGCAGCGTCCAGATCGCCTTGGCGATCGTTGCCGGCCTCTTCTTCGTGGTTGCCGTCTACGTCGGCGCCATTGTGACCACCAACACCTTCGCCACCGTGATCGCCGGCCGGACGCGGACCATCGCGCTGCTGCGCCTCATCGGCTCCAGCGCCCGCACTCAGCGCCGGTCGGTCGCGTCGGAGGGACTCGCGGTCGGGGTGATCGGAGCGGTGATCGGGGGAGCGGCGGCAGCCGTCCTCTCCCTGGTCGCGGTGCGGGCGCTCGTCGCCGTCGGCATCCTGCCGGACGCGCTCTACCCGGTCCTCAGCGCCACCATGCTCGGCCCCGCCGTGGTGGTCGCCCTGACCACGTGGCTGGCGTCGTGGATCGGCAGCCGACGTGTCCTCGCGGTCACCCCGGTGCAGGCGCTGGGCGCCGCCGAGGAACGACCGTCGCGCGTCGTGCGCAGCCGCGGCCGGCTGGTGGTCTCCCTCCTGCTCGTCTTCGCCGGCGCCGCGCTCCTCGCGCTCGGGCTGCTGCTCGGCCTGGGCGTCCTCGTCCGCGTCGGCGGACCGCTCGCCGACCTGTCGTCGTACGGCGTGCTCGTGGCGCTGCCCGGGGGCATCCTCTCCTTCACGGGGATCGTGCTGGCCGCGCCCTTCTTCCTGCCGGCGGTGCTGCGCGGCGTGGGACTGCTGCTCGGCCGCGGCGCCGCCGGACGGCTCGCGGCGGCGAACGCCGTCCGCAACCCCGAGCGCAGCTCCCGCACCGCGATCGGCCTCGTCATCGGCGTGACCCTCATCACCATGTTCGTCGTGGCCGCCTCCACGTGGCTTCAGCTGATCCGGTCGGCCGCCGCGAAGGAGCCGGGGATGTACGAGGGCGCCGAGAGCGTGATCGGCGGCGTCCTCGCCGTCTTCACGGTGCTGGTCGGCTTCTCGGCGGTCATCGCGGCCTGCGGGGTCGTCAACAGCCTGTCGCTGAGCGTGCTGCAGCGGGCCCGTGAACTCGGGCTGCTCCGCGCGCTCGGTTTCAGCGCGGCACAGGTGCGCCGGATGATCCTCGCCGAGAGCGCCCAGCTGACCGTGGCCTCGGTGGCCACGGGCCTCGTTCTCGGCACCGTGTACGGCTGGATCGGCGCCCAGGCGCTGCTCGGGATGATCCCCGGCGGAGGGCTGCTCGTCCCTGTGCTGCCGTGGCCGTTCCTCGGCGCGATCATCCTCGCGGCCGCAGCACTGGCCGTCCTCGCCGCACTCGCACCGACCCGCCGGGCCACGCGCGTGTCGCCGGTGCAGGCGCTCGTCGTCGAGTGA
- a CDS encoding DNA-binding response regulator: MSGAAVQTGDRIRVLLVDDQPLFRAGVRMLLGSQDDLEFAGEAGNGQEGVRVAAETRPDVVLMDIRMPVMDGIAATSAIIADAERAGRTPPRIVVLTTFDLDEAAARAIRGGASGFVLKDAEPEFLLAAIRTVHAGSAVIAAGATRELFEYFSAAQPVRQTPPEFESLTSREREIFVLAARGLSNAEIAGSEFLSEATVKTHISRILAKLGLRDRVQMVVYAFEHGLTAAE; encoded by the coding sequence GTGAGCGGGGCCGCCGTCCAGACGGGTGATCGCATCCGGGTGCTGCTCGTCGACGACCAGCCGCTTTTCCGAGCCGGCGTGCGGATGCTGCTCGGCTCGCAGGACGACCTCGAGTTCGCCGGCGAGGCGGGCAATGGGCAGGAGGGCGTCCGGGTCGCCGCCGAGACCAGACCCGACGTCGTGCTGATGGACATCCGGATGCCGGTCATGGACGGCATCGCCGCGACGAGCGCGATCATCGCCGACGCCGAGCGCGCCGGGCGCACGCCGCCCCGAATCGTGGTGCTGACGACGTTCGACCTCGACGAGGCCGCCGCCCGCGCCATCCGGGGCGGGGCCAGCGGGTTCGTGCTCAAGGACGCGGAACCGGAGTTCCTGCTCGCCGCGATCCGCACGGTCCACGCGGGCAGCGCGGTCATCGCGGCGGGCGCCACACGGGAGCTGTTCGAGTACTTCTCCGCGGCGCAGCCCGTGCGGCAGACCCCGCCCGAGTTCGAGTCGCTCACCTCGCGCGAGCGCGAGATCTTCGTGCTCGCCGCGCGCGGCCTGAGCAACGCCGAGATCGCGGGATCCGAGTTCCTCAGCGAGGCGACCGTCAAGACGCATATCTCGCGCATTCTGGCGAAGCTCGGCCTGCGCGACCGCGTGCAGATGGTCGTCTACGCCTTCGAGCACGGGCTCACCGCGGCCGAATAG
- a CDS encoding rRNA maturation RNase YbeY: MSIEINNESTIEVDESALQRLAAYAFDILHVHPDAELAIVLVDEAAMEQLHVQWMDEPGPTDVLSFPMDELRPGTEEEPSPAGLLGDVVLCPQVAQVQAETAGHSLQDELLLLTTHGILHLLGFDHAEPAEEREMFAIQRDILVGFGRYDRQR, from the coding sequence GTGAGCATCGAGATCAACAACGAGTCGACCATCGAGGTGGACGAGTCCGCCCTGCAGCGGCTCGCCGCGTACGCGTTCGACATCCTGCACGTCCACCCCGACGCCGAGCTCGCGATCGTGCTCGTCGACGAGGCGGCCATGGAGCAGCTGCACGTGCAGTGGATGGACGAGCCCGGCCCGACCGACGTCCTCAGCTTCCCGATGGACGAGCTGCGCCCGGGCACCGAGGAGGAGCCGTCCCCGGCCGGCCTCCTCGGCGACGTGGTGCTCTGCCCGCAGGTCGCGCAGGTGCAGGCGGAGACTGCCGGTCACAGCCTGCAAGACGAGCTGCTGCTGCTGACGACGCACGGCATCCTCCACCTCCTCGGCTTCGATCACGCCGAGCCGGCGGAGGAGCGCGAGATGTTCGCGATCCAGCGCGACATCCTGGTCGGCTTCGGCCGCTACGACCGACAGCGGTAG
- a CDS encoding 16S rRNA (uracil(1498)-N(3))-methyltransferase: MASLYLREDLADVEVGGRLSLTGAEAKHAATVNRTRPGESVLIGNGRGLVASGEVLVSTNTELTIDVESVSRVPRPTPAITLVQALAKGDRDELAIQAATELGVDAVVPWSASRSVSRWEGAKVAKGRERWATIVREAAKQSIRAWTPEVAELATTKQIAAVASGARVLVLEPDAEAPLTGVEPDGRDLVLVVGPEGGIAPQELDAFRAAGAQLVRLGDTVLRTSTAGPAALAVLNAALGRW; the protein is encoded by the coding sequence GTGGCGTCGCTCTACCTGCGCGAAGACCTCGCCGATGTCGAGGTCGGCGGCCGGCTGTCGCTGACCGGCGCGGAGGCGAAGCACGCCGCGACCGTGAACCGCACGCGGCCCGGGGAGTCGGTGCTCATCGGCAACGGCCGCGGCCTGGTGGCCTCCGGCGAGGTGCTGGTGTCGACGAACACCGAGCTGACGATCGACGTGGAGTCGGTGTCGCGCGTCCCGCGTCCGACGCCGGCGATCACCCTCGTGCAGGCGCTCGCCAAGGGCGACCGGGACGAGCTGGCCATCCAGGCGGCGACCGAGCTGGGCGTGGACGCGGTGGTGCCGTGGTCAGCGTCCCGGTCCGTTTCGCGCTGGGAGGGCGCCAAGGTCGCGAAGGGTCGCGAGCGCTGGGCGACGATCGTGCGGGAGGCGGCGAAGCAGTCGATCCGCGCGTGGACGCCCGAGGTGGCCGAGCTCGCGACGACGAAGCAGATCGCGGCCGTGGCGTCCGGGGCTCGGGTGCTCGTGCTCGAACCGGACGCGGAGGCGCCGCTCACCGGTGTCGAGCCGGACGGCCGAGACCTCGTGCTCGTCGTCGGCCCGGAGGGCGGGATCGCGCCGCAGGAGCTCGACGCGTTCCGGGCTGCCGGGGCGCAGCTCGTGCGACTCGGCGACACCGTGCTGCGCACCTCCACTGCCGGCCCCGCGGCCCTCGCGGTGCTGAACGCCGCCCTCGGGCGCTGGTAG